One segment of Saprospiraceae bacterium DNA contains the following:
- a CDS encoding RNA polymerase sigma factor RpoD/SigA: MRQLKIAHKITTRESLALDKYLNDIGKIPMLTPEEEVQLAQRIREGDQEALDAMTRANLRFVVSVAKQYQNQGLSLSDLINEGNVGLIKAARRFDETKGFKFISYAVWWIRQSILQAIVENSRIVRMPLNKVGSYNKVNEAYISFIQEFEREPSEEELAELLGMTEKEVQTMVRSGIRHVSLDAPLPGAEEGDATMLDVMMLSDADEPDLELMAESLRDEVSQGLHILSPREMEVIASYYGLRGQKPLTLEEIAELYGLTRERVRQIKERAIRRLRKSYNRDVLKSYLG; encoded by the coding sequence ATGCGTCAGTTAAAAATTGCCCATAAAATAACGACCCGCGAGAGCCTTGCGCTCGACAAATACCTCAATGACATTGGCAAAATCCCGATGCTCACCCCCGAGGAAGAGGTACAATTGGCGCAACGCATCCGCGAAGGCGATCAGGAAGCATTGGATGCCATGACGCGGGCCAACCTGCGCTTCGTCGTGTCGGTGGCCAAACAATATCAAAATCAAGGACTTAGCCTGTCGGACCTCATCAACGAGGGCAACGTCGGCCTCATCAAGGCGGCGCGGCGGTTCGACGAGACAAAGGGGTTCAAGTTCATTTCCTATGCGGTGTGGTGGATTCGCCAAAGCATCCTGCAAGCCATCGTGGAGAACAGCCGCATCGTGCGGATGCCACTCAACAAGGTAGGTTCGTACAATAAGGTGAACGAGGCCTATATTTCCTTTATCCAAGAATTTGAGCGCGAGCCTTCCGAAGAGGAATTGGCCGAGCTGCTCGGCATGACCGAAAAGGAAGTGCAAACGATGGTGCGCAGCGGCATCCGCCACGTCTCGCTCGACGCGCCCCTACCCGGTGCGGAGGAGGGCGACGCGACCATGCTCGACGTGATGATGCTCTCCGATGCCGACGAGCCTGACCTTGAGCTAATGGCCGAATCGCTCCGCGACGAGGTGTCGCAAGGTCTTCATATCCTCTCGCCCCGCGAAATGGAGGTCATCGCCTCCTACTATGGCCTCAGGGGTCAAAAACCGCTTACCCTCGAAGAAATCGCCGAACTCTATGGCCTCACCCGCGAGCGGGTCCGCCAAATCAAGGAACGCGCCATCCGCCGCCTGCGCAAGTCGTACAACCGGGATGTGCTGAAGTCTTATTTGGGTTGA